A window of the Cystobacter fuscus genome harbors these coding sequences:
- a CDS encoding sigma 54-interacting transcriptional regulator yields the protein MKLLVLSGSEAGRGYSLDQREYIVGKAPTCDIILADKTISRQHLRIEVHEEHVLAVDLDSRNGSFCEGLRFSQMELRPGSVITLGTTELKVVPEDTRERSMPLSGRDHFGALVGTSRKMREVFTLLERMAPGGSDVLIQGETGTGKELCAEALHNESKRAKGPFIIVDLAGIAPSLIESELFGHVKGAFTGAQTDRAGAFERAAGGTVFLDEVGELPLDLQPRLLRVLERRQVKRVGANDYRTVDMRVVAATHVDLEGAVKANKFRRDLYHRLAVLRVTLPALRERPEDIPLLIDTVLGRMGKPPSALSDQTRALLSQYPWPGNVRELRNVVEQVVNLGEEALPELPPLGAGAEQAMGASTAELDLPFKEAKERLIEGFERDYLKGLLERCEGNISRASREAGIDRVYLRKLLRKHGLEDRDGG from the coding sequence ATGAAACTGCTCGTGTTGTCCGGCTCCGAAGCGGGTCGCGGCTATTCGCTCGACCAGCGTGAGTACATCGTGGGCAAGGCTCCCACGTGCGACATCATCCTGGCCGACAAGACCATCTCGCGCCAGCACCTGCGGATCGAGGTGCATGAGGAGCATGTGCTGGCGGTCGACCTCGACTCGCGCAACGGCTCGTTCTGCGAGGGGCTGCGCTTCTCGCAGATGGAGCTGCGCCCGGGCAGCGTCATCACCCTGGGCACCACCGAGCTCAAGGTGGTGCCCGAGGACACCCGCGAGCGCTCCATGCCCCTGTCCGGGCGCGATCACTTCGGCGCGCTCGTGGGCACCAGCCGCAAGATGCGCGAGGTCTTCACCCTGCTCGAGCGCATGGCGCCGGGCGGCTCGGACGTGCTCATCCAGGGCGAGACGGGCACGGGCAAGGAGCTGTGCGCCGAGGCGCTCCACAACGAGAGCAAGCGCGCCAAGGGCCCCTTCATCATCGTGGACCTGGCGGGCATCGCCCCCTCGCTCATCGAGTCCGAGCTGTTCGGGCACGTGAAGGGGGCCTTCACCGGCGCCCAGACGGACCGCGCCGGCGCCTTCGAGCGCGCCGCGGGTGGCACCGTCTTCCTCGACGAGGTGGGCGAGCTGCCCCTGGATCTGCAACCCAGGCTCCTGCGGGTGCTGGAGCGCCGGCAGGTCAAGCGCGTGGGCGCCAATGACTACCGCACCGTGGACATGCGCGTGGTGGCCGCCACGCACGTGGACCTGGAGGGCGCGGTCAAGGCGAACAAGTTCCGCCGCGACCTCTACCACCGGCTCGCGGTGCTGCGCGTCACCCTGCCCGCCCTGCGCGAGCGCCCCGAGGACATCCCCCTGCTCATCGACACCGTGCTCGGCCGCATGGGCAAGCCCCCGAGCGCCCTGTCGGACCAGACGCGCGCGCTGCTCAGCCAGTACCCATGGCCGGGCAACGTGCGCGAGCTGCGCAACGTGGTGGAGCAGGTGGTCAACCTGGGCGAGGAGGCCCTGCCGGAGCTGCCTCCCCTGGGCGCGGGCGCCGAGCAGGCCATGGGCGCCTCCACCGCCGAGCTGGATCTGCCCTTCAAGGAAGCCAAGGAGCGGCTCATCGAGGGCTTCGAGCGCGACTACCTCAAGGGTCTGCTCGAGCGCTGTGAGGGCAACATCTCGCGCGCCTCGCGCGAGGCCGGCATCGATCGCGTCTACCTGCGCAAGCTCCTGCGCAAGCATGGCCTGGAAGATCGCGACGGCGGCTGA